The nucleotide window ACCGTGCAGCAGAACGCCGACCACGCCGCGCAGGCCAATACGCTCGTCACGCGTGCCGCCGATGCCGCGCTCGAAGGGGGCCGCGCTGTCGAACGCGTGGTGTCGACGATGGGCGAGATCAGCCGTTCATCGCAGAAGATCGCCGAGATCACGAGCGTGATTGAAGGCATCGCGTTCCAGACCAATATCCTTGCGCTGAACGCGGCAGTGGAAGCCGCGCGAGCGGGCGAGCACGGCAAGGGCTTCGCGGTCGTGGCTTCCGAAGTGCGCGCGCTGGCGCAACGTAGCGCGGCTTCGGTGAAGGAGATCGAGAGTCTGATCGCGACATCCACGGCGACCGTGCAAAGTGGTTTCCAGATCGCCGAAGAAGCCAGCTCGACGATGCAGGGCATCGTTCAACAGGTCGGCCAGGTGCGCGCGATCATGGGCGAGATCAGCGTCGCGTCGCGCGAGCAATCGGGCGGCATCGAGCAGGTGAATCTTGCGGTCACGCAGATCGGCGAAGCCACGCAGCAGAACGCGACGATTGTCGGCGAAGCCGAACTCGCGGCGGCCGGGTTGCGCGATCAGGCCGCGCGTCTCGCGCAAGTGGTCAGCGTGTTCAAACTGGAAAGCGGGCGCGATTGACGCGCAGTTCCTCACGGCGCTGTGCTGTTTAGTGCAGCGCGCGCCGCTCGCGGTTGCGGCAGCATGGCCATTCGACTTCTTCAGAACTCGACGTCCAGTTCGTCGATCTCTTCCACTTCCTGCTGCGCGTCGGCGATCCACTCCTGCATCTCGGGCAGCGCCATGATCCGCTGTCCGTATTCGACGATCTCCGGATCGAGTTTGACGTCGTAGGTCACGAAACGCGTCACCACGGGCGCGTACATCGCGTCCGCCGCGGTGCGCTCGCCGAACAGAAACGGCCCGCCGTACTGCTTCAGACAATCGCCCCAGATCGTCACGATGCGGTCGATATCCGACTGAGCCCGCGCCCACACCTTGAAGCCCGGGAAGTGCGCTTTGAGGTTCATCGGCAGAGCCGAGCGCAGCGAGGCGAAACCCGAGTGCATCTCGCCGCAGATCGAGCGGCAATGCGCGCGGGCGCGAATATCTTCCGGCAGCAGTTTCGCGTCCGGTTTCAGTTCGTTCAGGTATTCCGCAATCGCCAGCGTGTCCCAGATCTTGATGCCGTCGTGAACGAGGCACGGCACCAGGATGGACGGCGAGAGCAGCAGAAGTTCAGCGCGTGCCGCGGGGTCATCGATCGGCATGACGATCTCTTCGAAAGGCAAACCGCTGAACCTGGTCAGCAGCCAGCCGCGCAACGACCACGACGAATAATTCTTGCTGCTGATGGTAAGCGTGGTATTCGCCATACGATTCTCCTCCAGATGAGGCGTTCGGTCGACGCCTGACGCCATGCGTGCACGTTGCCGTGCGCGCGCGCACCAAAGCGCGGCAATTTCGGCCCGTTGTCCCGACTCGCGCAAATGCTATGCCAACGTGGGGGCACGGTCGCACCAGCACGTATGCGAGCTTGGCACATGACTTGCCTTTATTTGGGCTCCTTTCCATTTCAGCATTCGTGCGAAGG belongs to Paraburkholderia sp. FT54 and includes:
- a CDS encoding glutathione S-transferase family protein, translated to MANTTLTISSKNYSSWSLRGWLLTRFSGLPFEEIVMPIDDPAARAELLLLSPSILVPCLVHDGIKIWDTLAIAEYLNELKPDAKLLPEDIRARAHCRSICGEMHSGFASLRSALPMNLKAHFPGFKVWARAQSDIDRIVTIWGDCLKQYGGPFLFGERTAADAMYAPVVTRFVTYDVKLDPEIVEYGQRIMALPEMQEWIADAQQEVEEIDELDVEF